DNA from Candidatus Methylacidiphilales bacterium:
AAGTCGGTTTCTGTTGTTGGGTTGGTAAAAAAGTCGGTGGACTCTGCGGAGGAGTTATGGAAATTTCAGCGGAAGTTTTAGGTAGGTCTTTTTGATGCCTTAGTTGCCGTTTTTTTTCAGCTCGGATTGCCATTTCATGACGAGCTGACTGGCGGATTGCCCGCCGTTCTTTCTCAACTTTGAGCCGTTCCATTGCCTCCTCTAATTCCTGCCTTTTGGTAATAGAGGGCTGTGTATTTTGATTACATATTTCGGTGCAAAAATCAGCTCTGTAATATGCTCCACGAAGGCCCGTGAACTTTTCGTCAGAGTGTTTTTTTATTTTTAAATATTCAGCCGGAAGTTTGCCCTTTTTACTGCGCTTAATTTCATAGCCTTGGGCTTCCAAATAGAGCACAACATCATCCCGTTTGGTAATCGTTCCGGCGGCAATTTCATGCTGAATAAGTGCGTCAATTTCACTGATAAAATCCTTACTGGCTTTTGCAATCCGTAACGGAATGGATGTCATTTTTTTGCGGCTTGGATCGTCGGGCCGGGTGTAACCTTCCCGCAAATTTATGGTGTCTCTCAGTGCGTTCATTAAACGCCGGTCACGTGCGTCCAGATAAATTGTCAATTGCCTTCCTGATAATAGATTTATTTGGGGCATCAAAAAATGAAGCTCTGTCCGGCCTTTGTCGGTATGCCTAACCCAAAGCTTGTTTATCGCATTGCTAGGAAGACCAGAAGAAATTGCCTCTTCAAATTCTTCAATATGCTGGGTGACTTTTTCAGGCGTTATCGCCTCATTGAATGATAAACACCCCGAGCAAAAACGTTGTGAAAAATCCAAAGTCGAGATCAGTTCTTCAGTTATAACTGGATCACCACGAAGCACCATCGCCGTAGGATTTCTGACGAGGTAAGCCACATTTGCACGCTCGCCACCAAAAAAACTGATTACCATAGTTCACCCTCTAACTTGTTCAGGATTGCCAGCAGTGCCGCTTGTAATTTTACGCAGTAGATAGCTGAAATTGATGGGTGTTCATTCACGGCTCGGGAAATGCTTTGTAGTTGGCTCAAAATCTGTGCCTTCCAAAGTATTTCAGTGGAATCAATCGGTGCGTTGGGCATGCCCTCTGGTTGCTTTGTGCCAAGCAATAGTGCCCGCACCAACGCGGGAACTTTCCGGCGCTGGTAACGTGCAAAGATGGCGGCTTCTTCCGCGTCATTCAGTCTGACGCGGAGCCATCGGTTACGCTTTTCCTGGGGGTTCATGGGGGCTTTATGCAGGGGTTCCAAGGGGGCGGAACGCCCCCTTGGCGAGGTAGGCGTGAGCACTCCAAGTGATACACGCCTAACCTCGCCGTAGTTATTCATAGCATGTGCTTGGTGTATAGAGTGATTGCCCAAAGTGCCGCACAAAGTGCCGCACAAAGTACAAACCCCGAGCCAAATCCTATGAGTGCCCATTTCCAGTCTTTAGCTTTGTCTCTTTTATACAGTATCTCAATCGTGATCCGGGCTTCGTGAAGTTGTTCGCTCAGTGCTACATTTTCGTTCTCCAAATGGTTAATCCTACTGTCCTTCTGTTTGTCTGACTTCTGTAGGTCTTTGATCTTTTTCTTGTCCTGCACTCCTTCCGCTTCCATTTTTGCCCAATCCTTAGTGGGTATTTTATCGTAATCGGGGTAGTCCTCATAGGATTCCTCTGAAAGCTTCCTGCGAATAACGCCGACAAGAATGAACGGCACACGGCTGGATTTAATAGCCTGACCAATAAGCCAAGCGGTCTCTTTGGTGCTAGCCTTCTCCGTGAGCTTGAGTTCAACTGTTTCCCACGAATCGGTCTCGCAGTAGTGAAAAACAACGGCCGCATATCCGCCTGCTTCAGTCGGTCGTAGGTTACGAATTCGGCCAGAATCAAAATGTTCCCTGCGGCCTGCTGACAACCAAATTCCAGGGCTGCTTTTGCTTTCAATTTTAAACCCTTTGGACTCCAGTTCCGTTTGATCTTCAGGGGTTAAAGATCCATTCGATAGATTACGCTGCAAAGCAAGAGGAGGAGTCGGTGGATTTCTTAAAATGCGCTCCATTCGTTCCGCCAAACTCTCTAGCTTTTTCGGTGCTTCATTCTTTGGATTTTCTGGGGGGTTGGGTTCTGATGAATCAGGGTCTTCGGGGTCGAAACCAATCATACATTTTCCTCCGTTTTTCTGGTGTATTTTTTTCTGCTTTTTCCGTCCAGTGCTTCCACAAAGGACATTAACTCTGTCTTGTCTTCATCCAGAACTTTTGTGGCTCTGGTTCGTGCCAATTCCAAGGCCTTCGGGGGTGGGTTAGTGATCCCGATAGCCTTGAAACGCTCCTCAAGATCAATTATATAGTTTGGGTTCATTGTGTTGTCCTTTTTGGTTTATTTATGGAAAAAATGGGTTTGCGCACCATGCGGCATACGCTTTCCTGTTATCATCATCCCAGTGGCAAACGGCATAAGTGCTATCGAATGGCCACTTCCGAAGGCACCAAACATGAAGCAAGAACTGCCCAACAAGCTGTTCGCCGCTACTCCAGTTGGGCATTCTGGAATTGATGTCGCTAGGGCTGAAGCGCTGTTTAGAAAAAACCAGATGCAACTTCGACCGGAAACAAGGGAATGTACACGCGAGGCGGTACAAATTCGCTGTCGGCGGGTCAAAGTTAACAGGTGGATGAGTTGGAGATACGGTAGATTTATAGTTCATGGGTTCTTTTTAGTTGGATTTCCGCCTCCCGCACTTCCGCTGGGAAGGCGTCTTTTTTTAAGATGCGAAATTTCAGACGGTAGGGGCGGAGGTAGTTCGCCTCTGACAAAGATCCTCTGTAATGCCCGTTCAGCAGAATCGGTCCAAATAAGCGTTTCCCGTCCGGGGCCACCAATGCGGTAAAATTCAAGCCAGCCAGTCTCAGTTTTAGAAACTCTTAGCAGCCGGTCTATTAATTTTGATTGCCCACCTGAAGCAAGTTTTAATGTGCGAACTGTGGTCACGAAGGGGCGCACTCCCTCAACAAGTAAACTTGGGAGACTGGCCCGGCTACTTATTTTACCACATGGCCGTGAAGTATAATTGTGGATCGAGTCAGGACTGACTTCGTCACAAATACCTGAGGTCCCAACCGTCACAGACGACTGAGTTGCACTGCCTAAAGTGGGTGCTTTTAGTGGCGTCTGCATGACCGCTTCAGCCCTTGCTGAAGCGGAGTGGACTGGTTACCACTCGTGCTTCCATCCGGTTCCTGCGCGGACCATAGCAGGCAATTAATGTCCTTTAGTAACCCCAACAACAGCATCTTACGCTACAATGAAATCAAAGTCAAATCGTCCAAGGTGGTAAACAATGCAAAATCTGGACAATTTTCTGGACAAAAATAACAGCTTTGCCAAACGTTGCTTAACTTTGCCAATGAAAATCTGTCAGGCAGAGAAATACCCCTAAGAATCTCAAAACAAGATACTTAGGGGTATTTAAAGTGGTTGCGGGGGCAGGATTTGAACCTGCGGCCTTCAGGTTATGAGCCTGACGAGCTACCTGGCTGCTCCACCCCGCGATTGAGGAAATGTAAGGATAGTGATTCGGCCGGTGTTGTCAACCTCTTGCTCGAAGCGAAGCACGGCTTTCGCCGGGGAGGGGCTTATTTCAGGCGGCCTCGCCCTCCCGATTTCAACTTCTCGAACTCCTCAAGCGCCATGCCCACCACCTGGTCCATATTGTAATAGCGGTACGTCGCAAGCCGGCCGACAAAACTGACCTTTTTCTCCGCCTCGGTTTGTAGCCGGTATTTTTCATACAGCGCCCGGGCATCGGGCGCAGGTACGGGGTAATACGGCTCCATGCCGGGCCCGAAATCTTCAGGATATTCCCGCACAATCGTCGTCACCGGCAGTTTCTGGCCGGTCGCGTGTTTCATTTCCACGATCCGTGTGAAATCGTAGTCGTTCGGATAATTCACCTGCAGCGCAGGTTGGTAATATTCCTGGGGCAGGGTTTCGGGTTCGAAACGCAGGGAGCGGTACGGCAAGACGCCGTGGCAGCAGTCGTAAAAGGCATCCACCGGCCCTGTATAAATCATGTGCCCGTATTCCACCTGCGGCAGGATTTCGCGATAATCCGTGTTGAGGAGAATCCGGATCTTCGGATGCGCCGTCATGCGCTCAAACATCCGGGTGTATCCTTCCTTGGGCAGCGCCTGGAATTTTTCAGATAAATAACGGTCATCCCGGTTGGTGCGGATCGGAATGCGCCCGCAGACGCCGGCATCGAGCTCCCTGGGGTCGCGGCGCCATTGTTTGCGGGTGTAATTTTTGAAAAACATCTCATACAACTTCCATCCCACCTGGGAAACAATGACCTCTTCCGAATTCGCCGGACTTGATATCGGCACGCGCCACTGCGCCAGGGTTTTTTCCATTTCCTCCGTCGTGGAAGGTTTTCCCAGCAACTGCTCGAATGTGTTCAGGTTGATAGGGAACTGCCAGTAACGGCCCTGGGTCCACGACAGGATTTTGTATTCGACCGGGTGCCAGTCCGTAAACTGGCTGAGGTATTTGACGATACGGTCCGAGTTGCTGCGGAAATAATGCGGGCCGTAGGCATGGAGCAAAACGCCTGCGCTGTCCGTGTGATCATACGCATTTCCCCCGATGTGGTTGCGCTTTTCAACGATCAGGCAGGATTTGCCTGACTGGGAAGCCAGCCGCTCGGCCAGGACAGATCCGGCAAAGCCGGCGCCCACGATCAGATAATCAAATTTATTCACGTATTCCTCAAACCGCGTTTATACCTGCCTGCCGGTTGATTCCAAGCTCCGCCTGAATGAGAATTATTTTGAATTGGAACTGCCTTATCTTGAGTCGGTTTTGCAAGAGCCTGCTTATCCCCGGCGTTTTACTTCCCGCCAACGGGTGAAAATATCTGAGGGGAAATTTTCGTGACGCGCGTGAGATAGGCAGGCTGGGGTCTTAAATTCAGTTTCACATTTGTAATCGGGCCGGTTACGCTTTCGCAACAGTTATGGAGGACGATGCTCTTATTCAGGACTCTGCCCACAAAACGTCGCTTTTGACGCGTTTTTTGTCGATTGCGACTATCATCCTGGCCGGAATCCTGGCCTCAGCCACGACACTGGTA
Protein-coding regions in this window:
- a CDS encoding relaxase/mobilization nuclease domain-containing protein, yielding MVISFFGGERANVAYLVRNPTAMVLRGDPVITEELISTLDFSQRFCSGCLSFNEAITPEKVTQHIEEFEEAISSGLPSNAINKLWVRHTDKGRTELHFLMPQINLLSGRQLTIYLDARDRRLMNALRDTINLREGYTRPDDPSRKKMTSIPLRIAKASKDFISEIDALIQHEIAAGTITKRDDVVLYLEAQGYEIKRSKKGKLPAEYLKIKKHSDEKFTGLRGAYYRADFCTEICNQNTQPSITKRQELEEAMERLKVEKERRAIRQSARHEMAIRAEKKRQLRHQKDLPKTSAEISITPPQSPPTFLPTQQQKPTYETERNTNPFSTILGESGSFASRTSNWFGRAVQTLVRSLAGLFRAQAVAAAGASGLGGLSAAVDICCEHLVRKIGRFELAVGELTLDITVKRPVAKTRDISGPSL
- the glf gene encoding UDP-galactopyranose mutase, translated to MNKFDYLIVGAGFAGSVLAERLASQSGKSCLIVEKRNHIGGNAYDHTDSAGVLLHAYGPHYFRSNSDRIVKYLSQFTDWHPVEYKILSWTQGRYWQFPINLNTFEQLLGKPSTTEEMEKTLAQWRVPISSPANSEEVIVSQVGWKLYEMFFKNYTRKQWRRDPRELDAGVCGRIPIRTNRDDRYLSEKFQALPKEGYTRMFERMTAHPKIRILLNTDYREILPQVEYGHMIYTGPVDAFYDCCHGVLPYRSLRFEPETLPQEYYQPALQVNYPNDYDFTRIVEMKHATGQKLPVTTIVREYPEDFGPGMEPYYPVPAPDARALYEKYRLQTEAEKKVSFVGRLATYRYYNMDQVVGMALEEFEKLKSGGRGRLK